The region ttttttttctagaatataGTTGTTTATGAGAGCAGTtctaaagtgaaaaaaaaaagtttctatgaaaaataagattttatttttttaaaaagtgtccgcttttttaaaagttgttccTTAAAGCGGACAGTTCCAaactatatgaaaaaaacagataaattgataaatttatctatgttttgtttataaattgcttttttttttataaattgtttttttgtcagTTAAATGTAGAAGAAGATGTTTTCTTCTTCTCTTAAATGGTTTAACTGGTTCTTTTGTGAAAGCTTGACTAGCCACTGCTATGATATTTTCGGCTTTTTTTGCAGGATGCTAATAAgcattttgattttgaaaatctaaaacaatttttggaaTTAGCAGAAAGTTTCCAACAAAACAGCctcctttgtttttaaattgcctttttaaatctttcatttcAAATCTTTCAAGAacctaaattcaaaaataagtttgatttttaGAGTTAGATTatgtttaaacttaaatatcttattaaagtaatgattttaataatttaaaaattttataatgttgcatacactaaaataaaaaacttttttaaaatttgcaaatatctttattttcagTGAAGATATTTAGTTTTCCAGATAAGTGTCCATTTTGAGCACTGTCCGACTAAATGAACCAATCCATGAGAAAGTCAATTTCCCTCCTTTTCTAATTTCtcttataaaatttcttaatagtatttttgaacaacaaaatatttcaatgataTTTCATTCTTTCTATCAttgtcgatttttttttttttttttttttttgtgagcaAACAATAtcatgacttttttttcaagtattattttcatttgtaaagcgtttttttttaaaaccacaatAAAGTATCATAAAGTATCATCTGTTTTCTAATTGATCATTAAGTACATCTGTGTACTTTACATCAATTGAAAAACAGGGTTGTTGGTTGTGCATAATGTAAAATAGTGAATTCCCCATTGAATCGTGCGCTTTAACAcataaaacaatgaaatttgGGCTCCAGTTTTAGACTCAATCTAAATCTGAAGCCGAacctttaacatttttatttaagaccTTGATAGATGCTTTCTTAATTGTCTGATTCTGTCTCTCCACAAGACCATTGGCTTGTGGATGGTAAGCAGAGTTTACACGTTGCTGAACGTCTGTCATATCATGTAGTGCTATGGATACCGAATTTACAAATTCACAACCTTGgtcattaaattatatttgaaaacaacCATGCCTGCAAATTACTTTATAGAGAAAGGCTTCTACTGCTGTTTTGTCGATAAGAGGTTCAGCTTCAGTCCGCttagaaaaataatgaataaagacaattacataattaaatccatttggttcattaatataattaaatccGTTACTGGtggttaatttatttctaataatatttttttgcgtgttttctttatcttattttaGGTCATTGTATTTTATTAGTGAATCACTATTTGCAATGAcctgtgttttttttgtaaaaatcttaTCAACacgaaatatatttatttactgattGATTGGTTGATTGATtgattaatgttaaaatattactgCCTCagtattattttaacattattattttaccgCAAATGGAAGTTTGATTGATTCAAAACTTCCGCGCAGTAAAATTTTAACGCGAGATAAACCAAGTTTGCGCTGCTGGGCTTCGGGCTCAGTGGCAACTAAACTGTTAAGTGGGTCAAATACGGAGTCTCGGCTCTCAAATAACACCGCCTTCTTGGGCTCTGAGTAATTCTGGTTTCAGTTGCAAGTGTCTCAAGTTGGTCggctcaaaaaatatatacttgtcaataaaaataatacttattgTGAAAGATGTCTTTAATAATCAGGGTAAAATTTTAAGACGAAGAAatctaacaaaattaatttttattttttctatgaaataaaaaaaacactgtaACATAAAGTAAACATTGAAATCTTATCATAAGTATAAACagaatttttctgtttttgttttttttttatttattcttttttcaaaaaaaaaaacgttttaaaagttaaaatgtaGTAACTTTAACGAGTGACGAAAATGAACAGTGACCCATTTCACTCTAATACAACTCTCCCAAGTCACCCCATCACCAGTAGGTGTGAGAAaccttaattttaaatagttcttATATGCTAATCATATTTCTTCAGTAATTAAATTAGACAATAGTGATTAattgaaaactataaaaataaaaatgtatgtaaacaacacataaatatttaatgaagtcTTCAAAATTCAGGAAACTAGttaaatttatgcatatttaaaaataatttgaaaaaaaaaacttctgaaactcaaaaaatacaataatatgaTGTAGTTATTGTAAACTTAtcacagatataaaaaaaaaaaagctttctgCTATTAAAGTGGTTTACcaggaaataaatttgttttgtcaaatttaatttttttttttcagaatattaaataaaatagttccAATAGCGAAATTTAGTTActagttatgaaaaaaaatttgaatttctgaaattttttataaaaagcatcAAATTTTAGCCGAAAAAGGCATTAAACTGTACACATGGATGAAACAAGAAAACTCAAagataaattatctttttctttCGAAATTTTGCACAAATAATCTTGCTTATATTATCTAGTTCCTGAACTAAAATGAAGTTCATTGCACAAGTAGAAAGgccaattattaaaatttgctaTAACTTATACCACTTTTCAGGGGGTCTACATGAAAAAATCATGAACAATGAGTAATAACACTGTAAATAGAGCACCTTATGTCTTGATTATAGTTCAGTCTCCAGATCTAAGTTATAACTGCAAATGCTGAAAATTTCAGCTCCATATCTTAAACCGATCTGGAAATATCTTGTTCCACGTAAAGGTAAATAGCAAAAAATGACATATTGAGAAAACAgcattctaaaaatataaagataaaaaacagtCTAAAAACTTCCAGAAGCATACAATTTTTTAGCTTCAAGTTCTTGTTCTTTATCAAACCAGCCTTTAGATAATCCCCTTAATtgaattcttctttttttaataaaagttttttcttttctctcCATATTACTAACACGACGCTTGTCCTTTTTCAATGAACCGGTTACAGTCTTACCACTGTGTGGTATATTTAGATACTCAAAAACGCGTTTAAGACCAGATGTTCCTTCATTAAAACTCAATATAGCTGAATTCACTCCAATTTAAAGGGTAGCTTTCTTCACAAACACGTTTTTGGGACACCTAGACCAAATTACATTATTGATCCCTTCATTGCAATTTTGTGTTTCTCCATGAATACACTTTTTCAATAATTGGTCATCACTTAAATCATTGAAATCACTTAATATAATATCATGAACCCATATAGGTAGATTAACTTTTggtttataattgttatttccCTGGTCATCTTCTGATATTTTCTGCTTACACCAACTTTCAGGTCCTACAGGACATAAAACATGGCGTTGTGATTGACTGTTGAAATTGGTACAGAGAAAAAGTACTGCTCTAATGttcatttaattcatttaatttgcattttttagcaatttggCGAATAGTCATTCCAAAATAGTTCTGGATGATATTCACTGCCCTTTCTGTCAGATTATTTTTTCCAGTTAACTTTAGCCCTCCATGTTTCTCTTTACAACGATTACGGAGACTGGTTCCAATTCTTTTCTGAATGTGTCCAATGCACTCtaacttttttggtttgatATCATACTCAGCGTAAGGATCACTTGCTACTACATAATTGAAAGAAGAGGAGTCCATATCTCCAAGATAGTACTTATATATGAGTCCATACAATTCCAATGAGCGTTGAAAGATATTAAGTGCACCAATCCTTTCCATTGCCCCTGACAAGTTTGTGTGGTTTAAAGAACAATTGTGATTTGTTTTCCAGTTTTCATATTTAGAATGTTGTTTTCTGTTAAACCAAATTTGACACCCTCTGCAATACTTGCTTAATACATCTGCATCAACACATCGACCGCTACTTATAGCAGTAACTACACCATTAAGAGAAGAATGTCCTCGTTTCTGCCAAGTACCATCAAGAGAAACCTGGATTAATGGAACACCGGTAGTGGATTTTTCAACAGCATTTGCTTTAATTTCATTTGCAGCAAACTTCATACAATCTTTAGCAGCAGAATCATAAGCAGCTTGAATCaatttatgattatgttgaaAAGCATTTACATTCATGCAACTCATATTTGTAATATAAGCGAAACGACTCATAGGTTCATGCCCTTGACCAATCTCATGAAAAGCAATAATCATTCTTAAGTTAATATCAAATGCACTCCTGCCTTTACTTTGTGTGCTTTTGTCCGCAGTATTACTTGTAAAAGTGCACCATTCACATGAACATGATGTGCATTTGATTTTCAAACTGTGTGAAAATCCCATTCTCTTTGAATCATCATTTTGTATGGTTACTCCATTTTGACAATCTAGGAAATACATAATTAGGAATAGAAAATCTAGAAAAtacataactaaattaaaatcatcTTAACACTgcttttcattcaatttaattttgctaaGCTTTTTAGCACtacatgatttttttagtaaagttgTTGTTACTATTTCGGTTTTACTTGCTTTTTGGAATTTGTTCCCAGCAAATGTCCtcttcacttttaaaaaaaaaaaaatttatttcccattactttttatattagctttatttaaataataaaagaactaAAATCCATAAACAACTTCATTAGTAAAggtaaacataaatataaagttttgttatttacaCATAACACTGAAAGTAAATGTAGTCAtactaaaattcaattttttgaaaagtatgcCAAGTATACAAAAATTAGTCCAAAACAAGAAAAGTGTATTGATAGGGGCCTTTGCtatggaaaattattttaaccacctcgtttaaattataaaataaaccctttgtgtttatttttctgaaaaacagATTTCAGAAATGAATTCAGGGATAATTAATTATCTTAAAAGAATctaaactgaaactttgaaaattttgaaaaatacaaactttatttCCTGGTAAACCACGTTAAATATTCTGTTCTCccctatatacatatatatatatatacatatatatatatatacatatatatatatatatatatatatatatatatatatatatatatatatatttacatatgtatatatttatatatatatatatatatatatatatatatatatatatatatatatacatatatatatatatatatatatatataaatatatatatatatacatatgtatatatatatatataaatatatatatatgtaatatatatatatatatttatatatatatatataaatatatatatatatatatatatgcatatatatatatatatatatatatatgcatatatatatatatatatatatatgtatatatatacatacatatatatatatatatatatatatatatatatatatatatatatatatatatatatatatatatatatatatatatatatatatatatatatatatatatataaaatttttcaaaatttatttttaaccttagtataattttattttggaaaaaggtatcaaaaaaagcaaaacatttttagaaagagtttttattgtattttatatttattataaaagaatttataatttttttacgaaataatgttaaaaaaaattaaaaaactgactagtaaaaaaatataaatgggaAAAAAAATTGGACAAAATTTTAAGACCAGTTtcgaaaatatttcaaaaagcaataaaaaaataatttagaaacgTGTTGTTCCTCTATTTGTTTTCAAGCACTCTTGAACTCGTTCTGGCATTGAATTCATTAAAGTTTTGATTACTTCATCAGGCACATTTTTCAAATGATGAGAGATAGAAGATTCCAAATCTTCCAAGTTGTAAAGTTGTTCTTTACCAAGCTTGTGATTTAGCCACGAACATAAATTCTCTATTGGATTCAAGTCTGGACTATTGGCAGGCCATGGAAGCACttgaattttattagaattgaacCAATCGCTAACAACACGCGCTTTATGACACGGCGCATTATCTTGCTGGAAAATAAATCCATCTTGCAACTGTCATAAATCAATGCTAGGAATAAGCGAGCTTTCCAAAATTTCGATTTTGGAAAACTTGACCACTGCCTTGTTTTGTTCGTTTCAAAATGCATGATTCATCGAACCATTCGCTTGGAAGTCTACGCAACATTACGCGACCTTTTCTGTTGTCTACATCAACGTTCATTTCATCACTAAAGACCACACGGCTCCACTGATCTGTTGACcaatttttatgtagtttgCACCACTCTTTTCCaggcaaatttttgttttttatttaagcgtGGTTTTTTTGCAGCAGCACGCcataagtaatttaaattgtggAGGACCCTTCGCACAGTTCTAGGGCTTGCTTTCAGACCATTTGACAGTGTCCATTTCGTAGACAAGTCTGTTGATGATGCTTGTctgttttctttcattaatcTCACTAACGAGCGAACATCACGGTCATTTGAAATTTTGTTGCGTCCAGTCCTATTACGATCATTAATTGACCGGGTCTCTTTGTATCGTTGTATTATGTTAATAATGCAAGAGTGAGACCTTCCGAGCTTTTCTGCTATTTGTCTGATGCTATAGCCTTCTTCTTTTAATACAAGAGCCGCGTATCTATCTTTTTCTTCGATCTTTGCACgcatttttgcaatatttttatatccttattgcaattcaaaaaataaatgtttatttgatatCGAAACTCAGGTTTCGACATTTTATTTATAGCCAACGTAATAAGCAattaagacagttaaaaaaaataatggattattatttttaataagtgcaAATTAAAGATTGGTCGTTGAATTTTGtccaatttatttaaagaagatttATAAGTACTCatcagtttttaataagttaaacgctatttaattagaattagattaaaaaaattataccactTTAATCCGTATGTTTTAATtaacaagatattaaaaaaaaaaatgtcaattagaATCttcctaattttaatttaaagattaagaaaccaactaaaaaatgagtggtctttaatttttggccaccgctgtatatatgtatatatataccgcCGTGGCTAGTGTGTCAGAGGTCCCTCCCCAAAAAACGGCTGTCATATGGGCCCCGTTTACTTGAAAAATTTAGCCATAAAAAAAGCTCTTTCAAATTCCAAATGGCTCCCTAAATTTGAAAATAGACCCCTTTACTTAGCTGGGCCCCATTTAAAAAGTCTAGTCACTATTTGGAACATATCAGGCCGTTGAATTCTAa is a window of Hydra vulgaris chromosome 15, alternate assembly HydraT2T_AEP DNA encoding:
- the LOC136091941 gene encoding uncharacterized protein LOC136091941 translates to MRAKIEEKDRYAALVLKEEGYSIRQIAEKLGRSHSCIINIIQRYKETRSINDRNRTGRNKISNDRDVRSLVRLMKENRQASSTDLSTKWTLSNGLKASPRTVRRVLHNLNYLWRAAAKKPRLNKKQKFAWKRVVQTT